From Hirundo rustica isolate bHirRus1 chromosome 1, bHirRus1.pri.v3, whole genome shotgun sequence, a single genomic window includes:
- the LOC120755980 gene encoding microtubule nucleation factor SSNA1-like — protein sequence MTQQGAVLQGYNNELVKCIEDLCMQKEELNKQIQQAEEEKNKLQHEIQVLSEQLECVCENLAQKVASRNELDKILAETEAAYMKILDSSRTLLNVLKKEVGSLKHSPDLKTNVT from the coding sequence ATGACTCAGCAGGGAGCTGTTCTTCAGGGTTACAATAATGAACTGGTGAAATGCATTGAAGATTTATGTATGCAAAAAGAAGAACTGAACAAACAAATCCAgcaagcagaagaggaaaagaataaacTCCAGCATGAAATCCAAGTCCTCAGTGAACAGCTGGAGTGTGTATGTGAAAATCTGGCCCAAAAGGTGGCTTCACGGAATGAGCTTGATAAAATACTTGCTGAAACTGAAGCTGCTTACATGAAAATTTTGGATAGCTCTAGAACTTTACTTAATGTCCTGAAGAAGGAAGTGGGAAGCTTAAAGCATTCACCAGATCTGAAAACCAATGTAACGTGA